Proteins from a single region of Gorilla gorilla gorilla isolate KB3781 chromosome 16, NHGRI_mGorGor1-v2.1_pri, whole genome shotgun sequence:
- the LOC101136473 gene encoding sorbitol dehydrogenase-like, whose protein sequence is MVPSLFSSPGDRVAIKSGAPRENDEFCKIGRYNLSPSIFFCATPPDDGNVCWFYKHNAAFCYKLPDNVTFEEGALIDPLSVGIHACRRGGVTLGHKVLVCGAGAIGVVTLLVAKAMGAAQVVETDLSATRLSKAKEIGADLVLQISKGSPQEIARKVEGLLGCKPEVTIECTGAEASIQAGIYATHTGGTLVLVGLGSEMTTVPLLHAAIREVDIKGVFRYCNTWPVAISMLASKSVNVKPLVTHRFPLEKALEAFETFKKGLGLKIMIKCDPSDQNL, encoded by the exons ATGGTGCCATCTTTGTTTTCCTCTCCAGGTGATCGTGTTGCCATCAAATCTGGTGCTCCCCGAGAAAATGATGAATTCTGCAAGATTGGCCGATACAATCTGTCACCTTCCATCTTCTTCTGTGCCACACCCCCTGATGACGGGAACGTCTGCTGGTTCTATAAGCACAATGCAGCCTTTTGTTACAA GCTTCCTGACAATGTCACCTTTGAGGAAGGCGCCCTGATTGATCCACTTTCTGTGGGGATCCATGCCTGCAGGAGAGGCGGAGTTACCCTGGGACACAAGGTCCTTGTGTGTGGAGCTG GGGCAATCGGGGTAGTCACTTTGCTCGTGGCCAAGGCAATGGGAGCAGCTCAAGTAGTGGAGACTG aTCTGTCTGCTACCCGATTGTCTAAAGCCAAGGAGATTGGGGCTGATTTAGTCCTCCAGATCTCCAAGGGGAGCCCTCAGGAAATCGCCAGGAAAGTAGAAGGTCTGCTGGGGTGCAAGCCGGAAGTCACCATCGAGTGCACAGGGGCAGAGGCCTCCATCCAGGCGGGCATCTAC GCCACTCACACTGGTGGGACCCTCGTGCTTGTGGGGCTGGGGTCTGAGATGACCACCGTACCCCTACTGCATGCAGCCATCCGGGAGGTGGATATCAAGGGCGTGTTTCGATACTGCAACAC GTGGCCAGTGGCGATTTCGATGCTTGCGTCCAAGTCTGTGAATGTAAAACCCCTCGTCACCCATAGGTTTCCTCTGGAGAAAGCTCTGGAGGcctttgaaacatttaaaaagggaTTGGGGTTGAAAATCATGATCAAGTGTGACCCCAGTGACCAGAATCTCTGA